Proteins encoded within one genomic window of Panicum virgatum strain AP13 chromosome 1N, P.virgatum_v5, whole genome shotgun sequence:
- the LOC120653840 gene encoding cytoplasmic tRNA 2-thiolation protein 1-like isoform X2 — protein sequence MDDIVKAIGLKNNCTFCGVFRRQALDRGAALLKADKIVTGHNADDIAETVLLNILRGDIARLSRCTFITTGEDGPIPRCKPFKYTYEKEIVMYAYFKKLDYFSTECIYSPNAYRGFAREFIKDLERMRPRAILDIIKSGENFRISTTTKMPEQGKCERCGYISSQRLCKACVLLDGLNRGLPKLGIGRTNAGSGAGDSKERAKHSERNTSSLQGKHGNFDF from the exons ATGGATGATATTGTTAAAGCAATTGGTCTGAAAAATAATTGTACTTTCTGTGGAGTTTTTCGACGTCAG GCATTAGATCGAGGTGCTGCTCTCCTAAAGGCTGATAAGATTGTAACTGGGCATAATGCAGATGACATTGCAGAAACTGTCTTGCTGAATATTCTGCGTGGTGATATTGCAAG GTTAAGTAGATGTACCTTTATAACTACTGGTGAAGATGGGCCAATCCCAAGATGCAAGCCTTTCAAATACACCTACGAGAAGGAGATTGTCAT GTACGCTTACTTCAAAAAGCTGGACTACTTCTCCACAGAAT GCATCTATTCACCAAATGCATACCGTGGTTTTGCTCGTGAATTTATTAAAGATTTAGAAAGAATGAG GCCTAGAGCTATATTGGACATCATAAAATCTGGAGAAAATTTCAGAATCTCCACAACAACAAAGATGCCAGAGCAAGGAAAGTGTGAACGCTGTGGCTACATTTCTAGTCAG AGATTATGCAAAGCGTGTGTTTTGTTGGACGGATTGAATCGAGGCTTGCCGAAACTAGGCATTGGAAGGACCAATGCTGGTTCTGGAGCTGGCGACAGTAAGGAACGCGCCAAACATTCAGAGAGGAATACATCGAGCTTACAAGGGAAACATGGGAACTTCGACTTCTAG